The genomic interval GATCGAAAGCCGTCCCAAAGGGGCGTTGAGTGCGGTGGCTGAGAAAATCGAGTATTGGACCCATGAGGGGCACAAGACGCTGTATCTCATCGTGTCCTTTCTACCGGTCAAGCGGGCAGACGGCCATGGCACCGTGGACCGCGCGATTGAGTTTTTTATGCCTGTGGGTCAGAGCGGTGAATCGCAACAGTGGATCACAGCAAGCATGCGCCTTTTGTCTCTTGCCGCACGTGGTGGTTTTCTAGAGCGCGCGTTGAGTGACATGTGCAAGGTGGCATGGGACAGAGGGCCGGTACGTCATGGACACAAAACGCGTGAAGATGGCGCCCGTATTCCGCTTTGGCACGACTCTGAAGTGGCCGCCATTGCCTTCGCCGTACAGAACATTTTGGCGCTGAGAGTGTCCCACCCTGAAATGTCCACGTTGCCTGCGGCACTGGGCGAAGTTGGGGCGACCTCGTCGACCGTGTTTGCGTCAGAGGCACCCCAAACCGTCATGAAAGGTAAAAAGTGTTCCGATTGTGGTGCGCACGCAGTGATTCGAAAGGATGGCTGTGACTATTGCACGCAGTGTGGCTACTTGGGTTCGTGTGGTTAAAAACGGGTCACAGCATAAAATTCATTAAGAATGAATATTTGAGGGGTCATCCTCAAGAACTAGGACTATTGAACGATGCGACTTACCCAATGGACCGACTACAGTCTTCGTGTGCTGATGTTCTGCGCACAAAGCGAATCGCGGCAAACCGCCGCAACCATTCAGGAGATCGCAGAGCAACATGACATATCAAAAAGTCATCTGACCAAAATTGTGATGACGCTTGCGGCGGATGGCTATTTAATCACCAGTCGGGGGCGAGGCGGTGGCCTTCGATTGGGGCGGCCTGCGTCAGAGATCGTGATTGGCGAAGTTGTTCGAAAAACAGAGAGTGATTTTTCGATCGTTGAGTGCATTCAAGATGGGGTAAGTCACTGTGCATTGATGCCCAGTTGTCGTTTGAAAAATGTTCTCGCAGATGCTTTGAAAGTTTTTTTTGAAAAACTGGACAGCGTGACCCTGGCAGATTTGATGGCCGATGCACAGGATCCACCAGCGGTGATTCGCACCGTGGGATTTTCATTAAGCAAAAAAAAGGGCGCTTCGGTTAAAACTGCATGAAAAACACCGCATCACTGTCAACCAAACTCGTGCGTATAGGCACGGGCTTGTTGGTGATTGCCTTGATCTCCATCGGGCTTACGCTGTGGGTGACTTGGAAGCTGGGCGGGGGCGCAGCAGCGCTGAACGAAGCAGGGCGCATGCGCATGCAAACTTGGCGGCTGACCAGTGCTGTGCAAGCTCAATTGCCAGAACAAGAGATTCAGTTACTGACCGGTGAATTTGACCAAAGCATGGCGGTGCTCAAAAACGGTGATGCCGCTCGGCCGTTGTTTGTTCCGTGGGATAGCGTTGTGCATGCGCGTTACGCAGAAGTAGCGCATCTGTGGTCCGATCAAAAGATGCGCTTTACCGTGCATCCGCCCTTGGAACACCAACGCTTGGTCGAACATTCTGTCAATTTTTTGAATGCGATTGATCGCTTTGTGTTGTCGATCGAAAGTCAGATGTCAAGCTTGACCGCGATTTTGAATTTGTTTCAGATTGTGATGATGGCGTTGGCGATTGCTGGGGCGGTTGTCATGCTCTACTCGGGTTATTTGTACGTCATCAACCCTTTGAGCCATTTGCGTGATGGCTTGCGAAAGCTTGAATCTGCACAATTTTCAGTGCGACTGGATGTGGTTTCCAACGACGAATTTGGACAAGTCACCTCTGGCTTTAACCGCATGGCTGCCACTTTGCAATCCTTGTATGGCAACCTCGAAGCCCAAGTGATCGCCAAAACCCAACGCATCGCGGCGCAGAAAGAACGGCTGGAAGGTCTGTATGGGGTCAGTGCTTTTCTTGCACAAACCAACGACCTCAGTGAATTAACACAAGGCTTTGCGCAGCGCGTGCGACGATTGATGAAGGCGGATGCGATTGCTCTGCGCTGGTCGGATGAAGATGTTTCTAAATTTTTCCTCTTAGCTTCTGATCAATTCCCTCAGGTTATGCAAGAGGAAGAGAAATGTTTGAGGGCCGGCGCCTGTGCCTGTGGCAATCCAAAACTAGACGCCCGTACCCGGGTGATCCCGATCACCAACAGTGACATCGCACCCTTTCAACACTGCGCCCGCATCGGTT from Limnohabitans curvus carries:
- a CDS encoding RrF2 family transcriptional regulator; this encodes MRLTQWTDYSLRVLMFCAQSESRQTAATIQEIAEQHDISKSHLTKIVMTLAADGYLITSRGRGGGLRLGRPASEIVIGEVVRKTESDFSIVECIQDGVSHCALMPSCRLKNVLADALKVFFEKLDSVTLADLMADAQDPPAVIRTVGFSLSKKKGASVKTA
- a CDS encoding type IV pili methyl-accepting chemotaxis transducer N-terminal domain-containing protein, whose amino-acid sequence is MKNTASLSTKLVRIGTGLLVIALISIGLTLWVTWKLGGGAAALNEAGRMRMQTWRLTSAVQAQLPEQEIQLLTGEFDQSMAVLKNGDAARPLFVPWDSVVHARYAEVAHLWSDQKMRFTVHPPLEHQRLVEHSVNFLNAIDRFVLSIESQMSSLTAILNLFQIVMMALAIAGAVVMLYSGYLYVINPLSHLRDGLRKLESAQFSVRLDVVSNDEFGQVTSGFNRMAATLQSLYGNLEAQVIAKTQRIAAQKERLEGLYGVSAFLAQTNDLSELTQGFAQRVRRLMKADAIALRWSDEDVSKFFLLASDQFPQVMQEEEKCLRAGACACGNPKLDARTRVIPITNSDIAPFQHCARIGYESLISVPVRMHHKVLGEINLFYKSQVSLAAEEFELMDTLASHLATAVEGMRAVALDREAAIAGERSLLARELHDSIAQSLAFLKIQAQLLRSAISKNNSDKTDFALNELDSGLKESIADVRELLLHFRTRTQADDIDRAVQETLQKFHHQTGLQVSRTVSGDGLPLPQDVQIHVLHVLQEALSNVRKHANAQAVVIEIHKGDPWRFVVRDDGIGFDERNNRSELQVGLKIMRERAEQIGAKVDVVSEVDQGTTVTLRVPAAKPSKLKEGQTASLS